Genomic window (Actinomycetota bacterium):
GCGGGCACGGCAAGATGGTCCGCGACGCCATCGACCTGATCTCGCGGAGCCGACGCCCCGTCGTGTACGCCGGCGGAGGGCTCGTACGGGCGGGAGCGGAGCAGGAGGTGCGCGAGCTCGCCGACCTCCTCGAACTGCCGGTCGTGACCACGCTGATGGCGCGGGGCGTGTTCCCTGACCGTCATGAGCTGTGCCTGGGGATGCCGGGCATGCACGGCGAGTGGACTGCGGTCATGGCCATGCAGGAGGCGGACCTGCTGATCGCGCTCGGCGCCCGCTTCGACGACCGGGTGACCGGGAAGCTGTCAGCGTTCGCCCCTCACGCGCGGATCATCCACGTCGACATCGACCCGGCCGAGATCGGGAAGAACCGCCCCGTCGACGTCCCGATCGTCGGTGACGCGAAGGTCGTGGTCGGCCAACTGGTCGACATCGCACGGAAGGCGGGTGACGCGGCCAAGCCGGACACGGCTGAGTGGCGCGCGCAGCTGCGCACGTGGCGCAACGAGCACCCACTGCGTTGGGAACAGGACGACGCCGGCCCGTTGAAGCCCCAGACCGCGATCCGGGCGATCGGGGAGCGCTTCGGTGACGAGGCGATCTACGTGGCCGGTGTCGGCCAGCACCAGATGTGGGCGTCGCAGCTGCTGGCGTTCAGCGCGCCACGGACGTGGATCAACTCGGGCGGGTTGGGGACGATGGGCTTCGCGGTCCCCGCTGCGATCGGCGCGAAGGTCGGCCGACCGGACCGGCGCGTCGTCGCGATCGACGGTGACGGCTGCTTCCAGATGACGTTGCAGGAACTGGCGACGGCGAAGCAGCACGACATCCCCGTGGTGTTCGCCGTGATCAACAACGGGTTCCTGGGCATGGTTCGCCAGTGGCAGGAGCTGTTCTACGACGGTCGGTTCAGCGAGGTGGAGCTCCCCCCGGACCTGCCCGACCTGGTCAAGCTCGCCGACGCCTACGGGATCCCCGGTTTCCGCGCCTCGACGGTCGCGGAGATGGTCCCGATCCTCGACAAGGCGTACGAGATCACCGACCAGCCGGTCCTGATCGACGTGCGAGTGGACCCCACCGAGAAGGTGTTCCCGATGGTGCCTGCCGGGTGCGGGAACGACGAGATCATCGAGTCCGCCGACGAGTGGTGGGCCCGCCAGGCCGCGCAGCGACAGGGGCACGACAGGTGATGAAGAACCACACCATCGCCGTGCTGGTCGAGAACAAGCCCGGTGTCCTCGCGCGGGTCGCGGGCCTGTTCAGCCGCCGCGGGTACAACATCCACTCGCTCGCGGTCGGCCCGACCGAGGACCCGCGGGTGTCGCGGATGACGATCGTGGTGGGGGCCGAGGCGATGCACCTCGAGCAGGTCACCAAGCAGCTGAACAAGCTGATCAACGTGCTGAAGATCGTGGAGCTCGAGCCGGAGTCGGCGGTCGGCCGCGAGCTGCAGCTGGTCAAGGTCACCGCCGAGCAGGCGGATCGCAGCAAGATCATCGAGCTGGTCGACGTGTTCCGGGCCAAGATCGTCGACGTGGACCACGAATCGATCACGATCGAGGCGTCGGGCGCCCCCGAGAAGCTGAACGCGCTGCTGCACCTGTTGGAGCCGTTCGGGATCCGAGAGATGGCCCGCACCGGTCAGATCGCCCTCGCGCGGGGCAGCCGGTCGATCACCGACGGCAGCAAGCTACGCCTACAGCGGATCGTGTAGGTCGTCGTGGCGGCCAGCGCCCACGCGCCGGTCATCGCTCTCGACCACGTCGCGGTCGTCCGTGACGGCCGGCCGTTGCTGGCGGACATCACGTGGACGGTGCAGCCGGGGGAACGCTGGGTGGTCCTCGGCGCCAACGGCTCCGGCAAGTCGTTGCTGCTCCGCCTGGCGAGCACATACCTGCTCCCCACGCGCGGGCGGGCGTGGGTCCTGGGACGGCGGGTCGGCGGCACGGATCTGCGTGACCTGCGGACCGGGATCGGGTACGTCAGCGCCACGCTGGCCCGCGACGTCGCCGACGCCGCCACCGCCCTGGACGTGGTGCTGACCGGGAAGGACGCGACGCTGCGGCGGTGGCGGCAGGAGTTCACTCCCGCCGAGCACGGCCGGGCCCTGGGCCTGCTGCGCGACGTGGGTTGCGGATCGTTGGCACACGTCGGTTTCGCGAGGCTGTCGGAGGGGGAGCGCCAGCGCATCCAGCTGGCTCGCAGCCTCATGGGTGAACCCCGCCTGGTCCTCCTCGACGAGCCCAGCGCCGGCTTGGACCTCCCCGGCCGGGAGCTGCTGATCGCGGCCTTGTCGCGCCTCGCCGACGACGCAGCGGTTGCGGGCGTCGTGTTCGTCACCCACCACGTCGAGGAGATCCCGCCCCGCTTCACCCACGCGATCCTGTTGCGGGAGGGTCGGATCATGGCTGCCGGCCCGATCGACGACCTCGTCACCGACGAGGCGCTGAGCACATGCTTCGGTGTTGCGGTCAGCGTTCAGCGGATCGGGGAGCGCTACGCCGCGGTGGCGGCGCGCTCGGCGCACGTCTCAGGTCCGTTGTAGACGTTCGGCGCCCCGCACGTTGCGGAGCAACGCCGGGTCGAGGTCCTCGCCGGTCAGGATGCTGATGCCGCCGTTGCGTTCGAACACGACCGCTCGTACGTGGTCCATCGACGATACGCCCTGCAGCCGGACCTTCTCGAGGAGGTCATCTTCTGAGAGGTGGGTGCGGTGCAGCGGCGGGGTGAGGAACTCGCCGTCGAGGAAGACCAGCACCGGAGGGTTGTCCAGGATCCGGCCCATCCACTTCAGACGGTTGCGGAGCATGCTGACGGCGGTCTCGGCGGCGAACAGCACCCCGAGGCCGATCACCCCCGCCAGCAGGGAGGTGCGCACCAGCACGACCCGGCCGACGATCGCCCCGATCGCGACGGTCACGGCGAAGTCGAACGTCGCAAGCGATGTGAGGCTGCGCTGGCCGAACAGCCGCGTGTACACGATGACGGCGGTGTACACGCCGAGGCCCGCGATGATGACCAGCCCGACCTCGGGCAACGTGATCCCCAGTTCATCGGTGAGCATGGCGGTCCTTTCCTGCAGGCGCGGCAGTGGCTCCTAGCATGCGTCGCTCGGCCGGTGCGGCCGCGCGCTGCCGACCTGATCCGGAGGACACACGATGGCCACGATGTACTACGACGACGACGCTGACCTCACGCTCTTCGACGGGCACAGCGTCGCGGTGCTCGGCTACGGCTCGCAGGGCCACGCTCACGCCCGCAACCTCACCGAGTCCGGTGTCGACGTGGTGGTCGGCCTGCGCCCCGACTCGCGTTCGCGGCAGCGTGCCCAGGAGGCGGGGATCGACGTCGCAGACACCGATGTGGCGGCCCGTCGGGGTCAGGTCATCGCGATGCTCCTCCCCGACACCGAGCAGCGCCACGTCTACGAGCGTGACGTCGCCCCGAACCTGACCGCCGGTGACACCCTGCTGTTCGCACACGGGTTCAACATCCACTTCGCCCAGATCACCCCACCGCCGGAGGTGGACGTCGTGATGGTCGCGCCCAAGTCCCCCGGGCACCTGGTGCGCCGCACATACGTGGAGGGCAACGGCACCCCGGGACTGGTCGCCGTCCATCAGAACCCCACCGGTCGGGCTCGGGATGTCGCCCTGGCCTACGCCAAAGGCATCGGGTGCACCCGCGCGGGGGTGATCGAGACGACCTTCGCCGAGGAGACCGAGACCGACCTGTTCGGGGAGCAGGCGGTGCTGTGCGGGGGCGTTTCGAACCTGATCCAGAAGGGCTTCGAGACGCTGATCGAGGCCGGGTACCAGCCCGAGGTCGCCTACTTCGAGTGCCTCCACGAGCTGAAGCTGATCGTCGACCTGCTGTACGAGGGCGGCTTCCAGCGGATGCGGTACTCGATCAGCGACACGGCTGAGTACGGTGACTACGCGTGCGGGCCACGGGTCATCGACGAGGCGACCAAGGAGCGCATGAAGCAGCTGCTGGCCGAGATTCAGGACGGGTCGTTCGCCCGGCGATGGATCGAAGAGGACGACCGGGGTCGGCCGTGGTTCAACGCAGAGCGGGATCGGCAGCTGGCACACCCGATCGAGGACGTGGGCAAGCGGCTGCGGGCGATGATGAGCTGGTTGCCACAG
Coding sequences:
- the ilvN gene encoding acetolactate synthase small subunit produces the protein MKNHTIAVLVENKPGVLARVAGLFSRRGYNIHSLAVGPTEDPRVSRMTIVVGAEAMHLEQVTKQLNKLINVLKIVELEPESAVGRELQLVKVTAEQADRSKIIELVDVFRAKIVDVDHESITIEASGAPEKLNALLHLLEPFGIREMARTGQIALARGSRSITDGSKLRLQRIV
- a CDS encoding ATP-binding cassette domain-containing protein, producing the protein MAASAHAPVIALDHVAVVRDGRPLLADITWTVQPGERWVVLGANGSGKSLLLRLASTYLLPTRGRAWVLGRRVGGTDLRDLRTGIGYVSATLARDVADAATALDVVLTGKDATLRRWRQEFTPAEHGRALGLLRDVGCGSLAHVGFARLSEGERQRIQLARSLMGEPRLVLLDEPSAGLDLPGRELLIAALSRLADDAAVAGVVFVTHHVEEIPPRFTHAILLREGRIMAAGPIDDLVTDEALSTCFGVAVSVQRIGERYAAVAARSAHVSGPL
- a CDS encoding DUF421 domain-containing protein, giving the protein MLTDELGITLPEVGLVIIAGLGVYTAVIVYTRLFGQRSLTSLATFDFAVTVAIGAIVGRVVLVRTSLLAGVIGLGVLFAAETAVSMLRNRLKWMGRILDNPPVLVFLDGEFLTPPLHRTHLSEDDLLEKVRLQGVSSMDHVRAVVFERNGGISILTGEDLDPALLRNVRGAERLQRT
- a CDS encoding acetolactate synthase large subunit, whose translation is MQVTGAQAVMRSLEELGVEVVFGLPGGAILPAYDPLLDSSVRHILVRHEQGAVHMAEGYAHATGKVGVTIVTSGPGATNLVTGLTDALMDSVPVLAITGQVPTAAVGSDAFQEADVTGITMPCTKHNEMVAQPERIPGAIKEAYHIAGSGRPGPVLVDIPKDVLNATLEWGWPEHLDLPGYRPTIRGHGKMVRDAIDLISRSRRPVVYAGGGLVRAGAEQEVRELADLLELPVVTTLMARGVFPDRHELCLGMPGMHGEWTAVMAMQEADLLIALGARFDDRVTGKLSAFAPHARIIHVDIDPAEIGKNRPVDVPIVGDAKVVVGQLVDIARKAGDAAKPDTAEWRAQLRTWRNEHPLRWEQDDAGPLKPQTAIRAIGERFGDEAIYVAGVGQHQMWASQLLAFSAPRTWINSGGLGTMGFAVPAAIGAKVGRPDRRVVAIDGDGCFQMTLQELATAKQHDIPVVFAVINNGFLGMVRQWQELFYDGRFSEVELPPDLPDLVKLADAYGIPGFRASTVAEMVPILDKAYEITDQPVLIDVRVDPTEKVFPMVPAGCGNDEIIESADEWWARQAAQRQGHDR
- the ilvC gene encoding ketol-acid reductoisomerase translates to MATMYYDDDADLTLFDGHSVAVLGYGSQGHAHARNLTESGVDVVVGLRPDSRSRQRAQEAGIDVADTDVAARRGQVIAMLLPDTEQRHVYERDVAPNLTAGDTLLFAHGFNIHFAQITPPPEVDVVMVAPKSPGHLVRRTYVEGNGTPGLVAVHQNPTGRARDVALAYAKGIGCTRAGVIETTFAEETETDLFGEQAVLCGGVSNLIQKGFETLIEAGYQPEVAYFECLHELKLIVDLLYEGGFQRMRYSISDTAEYGDYACGPRVIDEATKERMKQLLAEIQDGSFARRWIEEDDRGRPWFNAERDRQLAHPIEDVGKRLRAMMSWLPQPED